One window from the genome of Nitrospira defluvii encodes:
- a CDS encoding universal stress protein yields the protein MKTLTSILAATDFSEHARTAIERAALLAREQESALRLLHVISSSSLDDLRNMMRGSAAVEHSVLEEARVSLHDTATILTRTTGVTAAEEVATGQVIATIRTAAEEADLLVLGARGTNPLRDLLLGTTAERLLRTCRRPVLVVKRAPKGTYGRVIVPVDFSSYSAPALAVAGLVAPHAHISVLHAFRVPFEARLHIAGATDDTIRRYCDEQRQEAARHIDRLMTQCLPHVPRQTCLVERGDPSPVILAQAQAQSADLIVLGKQGQSRAEELLLGSVTRHVLAGSTCDVLVVSP from the coding sequence ATGAAGACTCTGACTTCGATCCTCGCGGCCACAGACTTTTCTGAGCACGCCCGGACTGCCATCGAACGCGCCGCCCTCCTCGCGAGGGAGCAGGAGTCCGCCCTCAGGCTGCTACACGTCATCAGCAGCTCCTCCCTGGACGATCTGCGGAACATGATGCGGGGGTCGGCTGCCGTCGAGCACTCGGTGCTCGAAGAGGCGCGCGTCTCGCTTCACGACACAGCAACTATCCTGACCCGAACAACCGGGGTGACCGCAGCAGAAGAGGTGGCGACCGGTCAGGTCATCGCGACCATCCGCACTGCCGCCGAAGAGGCCGACCTGCTGGTCCTCGGAGCCCGAGGCACCAACCCATTACGCGACCTCCTGCTCGGGACGACGGCCGAGCGCCTCCTCCGGACGTGCCGACGTCCAGTCCTGGTCGTGAAACGTGCGCCGAAGGGGACCTATGGGCGAGTCATCGTGCCCGTCGACTTTTCATCCTATTCCGCGCCTGCGCTCGCGGTGGCCGGCCTGGTGGCTCCCCATGCGCACATCAGTGTCCTGCATGCGTTTCGTGTGCCCTTCGAAGCCAGGCTCCACATCGCCGGCGCAACCGACGACACCATCCGACGATACTGCGACGAGCAGCGACAGGAGGCCGCCCGGCACATCGACCGGCTGATGACCCAATGCCTACCTCATGTGCCGCGGCAGACCTGCCTCGTTGAACGAGGCGATCCCTCTCCCGTCATCCTTGCCCAGGCGCAGGCCCAGTCTGCGGATCTCATCGTCCTCGGCAAACAGGGCCAGTCGCGGGCCGAGGAACTATTGCTTGGCAGCGTCACCCGCCATGTTCTGGCCGGATCAACCTGCGATGTCCTGGTGGTGTCGCCATGA
- a CDS encoding universal stress protein produces the protein MKAPARATRTLLLAVDFSRPASRAVPYAIKLASILNLSLTVVHVLQAPPGFTSWRPATRRSLDPLRTKALLELGRVVRFANDHQVAAEYTLLAGVPEEIILQTADEVRAALIVMGTHGRSGLDRLKLGSVADAVLRRAHCPVFTIHAAAGGHPAVHPLRLNLGRILVATDFSPSSEAALRHAVELAKLLPADVLLLHVADADSTETGIEEKFSQALSASQAGDRVGEQLLLHGDPAAAILAHATRTKARLIVMGTQGRRGMKRLLLGSVAEAVIRGARCPVLVVRNGGRYRRLARPAPPGPRH, from the coding sequence ATGAAAGCACCCGCGCGCGCAACACGCACCCTGCTCCTCGCCGTCGACTTCTCGAGGCCTGCCTCCCGTGCAGTGCCGTATGCCATCAAGCTCGCGTCGATCCTGAACCTGAGCCTCACCGTCGTCCATGTGCTCCAGGCGCCACCCGGCTTTACGTCCTGGAGGCCTGCCACCCGCCGCTCACTCGATCCGCTCAGGACCAAAGCCCTGCTCGAATTAGGCCGTGTGGTTCGCTTTGCGAACGACCATCAGGTCGCGGCTGAATACACACTGCTCGCCGGGGTCCCGGAAGAGATCATCCTGCAGACTGCCGATGAAGTCCGGGCCGCCCTCATCGTGATGGGAACGCACGGTCGATCAGGACTGGATCGACTCAAGTTGGGAAGCGTCGCAGACGCCGTGCTCCGTAGGGCCCACTGCCCGGTATTCACCATCCACGCCGCAGCCGGCGGCCACCCCGCGGTCCATCCACTACGCCTCAACCTGGGCAGAATTCTGGTGGCCACGGATTTTTCTCCCTCATCCGAAGCGGCGCTTCGACACGCTGTCGAGCTGGCGAAGCTGTTGCCTGCAGATGTCCTGCTACTTCATGTCGCCGACGCGGATTCAACGGAGACAGGAATCGAAGAGAAATTCAGCCAAGCCCTCTCCGCCTCCCAAGCCGGCGATAGGGTCGGAGAACAGCTCCTGCTGCACGGGGATCCCGCCGCGGCTATCCTGGCTCATGCCACACGCACGAAGGCGCGGCTCATCGTGATGGGGACGCAAGGTCGTCGAGGCATGAAACGGCTGCTCCTGGGTAGTGTGGCAGAAGCGGTGATTCGCGGCGCACGCTGTCCGGTACTGGTAGTCAGGAACGGCGGACGGTACCGACGCTTGGCTCGTCCCGCACCGCCTGGACCTCGACACTAG
- a CDS encoding efflux RND transporter permease subunit, translated as MTIPRLGPSGRLAALFVGSKLTPLIIIGVLLLGLLAILLTPREEEPQIVVPMADVWLPFPGASAKVVEEQVTKPIERKLSEIKTVEYVYSMSRPGGALIIVRFYVGEPMEQSLVDLYDKLMSNQDLLPPGALPFQVKPRDVNDVPIVTLTLSSARYDDVQLRQLADQVLEDAKKVPGTAAGFIVGGRSRELRVQIDPTRLKAYGLTPLRVAGVIQGENLALPTGRFESRNESFLVETGRFIRSKDDLETLVVGVNEQRPVYLRQVADVTDGPTETTSYVWHGERPGESRSPLVTRESQEGLRETPHEERLTQESPAVTVAIAKQAGTNAVTVARGVIQKVEELKGTVIPADVQVTITRNYGETADEKANELLWHLLIAVVAVVVFLGLTLGLRPAFVVSIAIPLTLALTLFVSMLIGYSINRVTLFALIFSIGILVDDAIVVVENTYRHLTLRRHPHREASLVAVDEVGNPTILATLTVIAALLPMAFVSGLMGPYMRPIPVNASIAMFVSLLVAFVVIPWFCQTCYRPGVTMHGAGEEASEQGWTYRLYQRLLAPVLSHPLLAYLVLGVIALFLVGSVFLFYTRDVVVKMLPFDNKSELQLVIDLPEGTTLEETARVTKRVTEYVRTIPELRDYQAYVGTASPFNFNGLVRHYYLRDQPHEADIQINLVAKEARQAQSHEIAQRIRPAVQQIGRQYGANVKVVEVPPGPPVQSVLVAEIYGPEYERQLAIARDVRRLFEQTAGVVDVDDYLEADQVKYVFTVDRAKAALAGIPSEEIVKTLRLALEGAHVGLVHLPKEKRPVQVMLRLPISERTGLEHLGELSLRSATGSMVPLSEVIRVEQTVLEKTIYHKNLKPVVYVVADVGMTGQEKGESPVYGVLGIGKKLEQFTLPEEYSLAQHYAVQPWSEQRFAMKWDGEWHITYETFRDMGLAFGAALVLIYLLIVAQFQSFLTPVVIMAPIPLTLIGILPGHWLTGSYFTATSMIGFIALAGIIVRNSILLVDFIQHQEAEGVPLLEAVIRAGAIRTRPILLTAAALMVGAFVIILDPIFQGLAVSLLFGVGASTVLTLLVIPVLYYLWIGTGSAGEAIAVGPLVRASVEVQAVRDEPSVGTVRRS; from the coding sequence ATGACGATTCCCCGCCTCGGACCAAGCGGCCGCCTCGCCGCGCTCTTCGTCGGCAGTAAACTGACCCCCCTCATCATCATCGGCGTGCTCCTGCTGGGGCTCCTCGCCATTCTGCTGACGCCGCGCGAGGAGGAGCCGCAGATCGTCGTTCCCATGGCGGATGTCTGGTTGCCGTTTCCCGGCGCCTCCGCGAAGGTGGTCGAGGAGCAAGTCACCAAGCCGATCGAGCGCAAACTCTCCGAGATCAAAACCGTCGAATACGTCTATTCCATGTCCCGCCCAGGCGGCGCCTTGATCATCGTGCGGTTCTACGTGGGCGAGCCGATGGAGCAGAGCCTGGTGGATCTCTACGACAAGTTGATGTCGAACCAGGACCTGTTGCCGCCGGGTGCCCTCCCGTTTCAAGTGAAGCCGCGCGACGTCAACGATGTGCCGATCGTGACGCTGACCTTGTCGAGCGCCAGGTACGACGATGTCCAACTCCGGCAACTGGCCGATCAGGTATTGGAAGATGCGAAGAAGGTTCCGGGCACGGCGGCAGGGTTCATCGTCGGCGGGCGCAGTCGCGAGCTGCGGGTTCAGATCGATCCCACGCGCCTCAAGGCCTATGGCCTCACGCCCTTGCGTGTAGCAGGCGTCATTCAGGGCGAGAATCTTGCGCTGCCCACGGGACGGTTCGAAAGCCGGAACGAAAGTTTCCTGGTTGAAACCGGGCGATTCATTCGGTCCAAGGATGATCTCGAGACCCTGGTCGTCGGGGTGAACGAGCAACGCCCCGTCTATCTGCGGCAGGTGGCCGACGTCACCGATGGGCCGACCGAGACGACGAGTTATGTGTGGCATGGTGAGCGACCAGGGGAGAGTCGCTCACCACTTGTGACACGTGAATCGCAGGAGGGATTGCGAGAGACGCCTCACGAGGAACGCCTCACGCAAGAATCCCCCGCGGTCACCGTGGCCATCGCGAAACAGGCCGGTACCAATGCCGTGACCGTCGCCCGCGGCGTGATTCAAAAAGTCGAAGAGCTGAAGGGGACGGTGATTCCCGCCGACGTGCAGGTCACGATCACGCGCAATTACGGAGAGACCGCCGACGAGAAGGCCAACGAACTGCTCTGGCATCTGCTGATCGCCGTCGTTGCGGTGGTGGTGTTTCTCGGATTGACACTGGGGCTGCGCCCGGCCTTCGTCGTGTCGATTGCGATCCCGCTGACTCTTGCGTTGACGTTGTTCGTCTCCATGCTCATCGGCTACAGCATCAACCGGGTCACGCTGTTCGCCCTGATCTTTTCCATCGGCATCCTGGTGGACGATGCCATTGTCGTGGTGGAGAACACCTATCGGCACCTGACGCTCAGGCGGCATCCGCATCGCGAGGCCTCACTGGTCGCCGTCGACGAGGTCGGCAATCCGACCATCCTGGCGACCCTGACCGTGATTGCAGCGCTGTTGCCGATGGCGTTCGTCTCCGGACTGATGGGGCCGTACATGCGGCCCATCCCCGTGAATGCGTCTATCGCGATGTTCGTGTCTCTGCTCGTCGCGTTTGTCGTCATTCCCTGGTTCTGCCAGACCTGCTACCGCCCCGGCGTCACCATGCACGGTGCCGGCGAAGAGGCATCGGAACAAGGCTGGACCTACCGCCTGTACCAACGGTTGCTGGCCCCCGTGTTGTCCCATCCGCTGTTGGCCTATCTGGTGCTGGGCGTGATCGCCCTGTTCCTCGTGGGGTCGGTGTTCCTGTTCTACACGCGCGACGTGGTGGTCAAGATGTTGCCGTTCGACAACAAGAGCGAACTGCAGCTCGTGATCGACCTGCCGGAAGGGACCACGTTGGAGGAGACGGCCAGGGTGACGAAACGGGTGACGGAGTACGTGCGGACGATCCCCGAGTTGCGCGATTACCAGGCCTATGTCGGTACGGCGTCGCCGTTCAATTTCAACGGGCTGGTCAGACACTATTACCTGCGTGATCAGCCGCATGAAGCCGACATTCAGATCAACCTTGTGGCTAAGGAAGCGCGGCAAGCCCAAAGTCACGAGATCGCACAACGCATCCGTCCCGCCGTGCAACAGATCGGCCGGCAGTACGGCGCCAACGTGAAGGTGGTCGAAGTGCCGCCCGGGCCGCCGGTGCAGTCGGTCTTGGTGGCGGAGATTTATGGGCCGGAGTACGAACGCCAACTGGCGATCGCCCGCGACGTGCGCCGCCTCTTCGAACAGACGGCCGGTGTCGTGGACGTGGACGATTACCTGGAAGCGGATCAGGTGAAGTATGTGTTCACCGTCGACCGTGCCAAGGCGGCGCTGGCCGGAATTCCGTCTGAGGAAATCGTCAAGACGCTGCGACTGGCGCTGGAGGGCGCCCATGTCGGCCTCGTGCATTTGCCGAAAGAGAAACGACCGGTGCAGGTGATGTTACGACTGCCGATCAGCGAACGCACCGGCCTCGAACATCTGGGAGAACTCTCCTTGCGGAGCGCCACCGGCTCGATGGTGCCGCTCTCGGAAGTGATCCGCGTCGAGCAGACAGTGTTGGAGAAGACGATCTATCATAAGAATCTCAAACCGGTCGTCTATGTAGTGGCCGATGTCGGCATGACCGGTCAGGAGAAGGGCGAGAGCCCGGTGTACGGCGTGTTGGGTATCGGCAAGAAACTGGAGCAGTTCACCTTGCCTGAGGAGTACAGTCTGGCGCAGCACTATGCGGTGCAGCCCTGGTCGGAGCAGCGATTCGCCATGAAGTGGGACGGCGAATGGCACATCACCTACGAAACGTTTCGAGACATGGGCCTGGCATTCGGGGCGGCTTTGGTGTTGATTTATCTCCTGATCGTGGCGCAGTTTCAGTCGTTCCTGACGCCGGTTGTGATCATGGCGCCGATTCCGCTCACCCTCATCGGTATCCTGCCGGGGCATTGGTTGACCGGCTCCTATTTCACCGCCACATCCATGATCGGGTTCATCGCCTTGGCCGGCATCATCGTGCGGAACTCCATTCTCCTGGTCGATTTCATCCAACACCAGGAGGCGGAAGGTGTGCCGCTGCTGGAGGCGGTCATCCGTGCAGGCGCCATCCGGACCAGGCCGATTCTGCTCACGGCGGCGGCCTTGATGGTCGGCGCCTTCGTCATCATCCTCGATCCGATCTTCCAGGGGTTGGCGGTGTCGTTGTTGTTCGGAGTCGGGGCGTCGACGGTTCTGACGCTGCTGGTGATCCCGGTTCTCTACTACCTCTGGATCGGCACCGGCTCGGCAGGAGAAGCGATCGCAGTGGGCCCTCTTGTCCGGGCTAGTGTCGAGGTCCAGGCGGTGCGGGACGAGCCAAGCGTCGGTACCGTCCGCCGTTCCTGA
- a CDS encoding efflux RND transporter periplasmic adaptor subunit: MALIVLAFGGCGQGEESSKPGAGSPTMAVRPTIHAPVVEVKVGEVPVSVEVTGQVTALYQATLASRIQGTINELLVREGSPVRKGQTLLVLDNRDLQAELARMVAELDNADAQRKRMEDLYQKDAVSKQELENATRAFRVAEAGRKAVLAQLSYTVVKAPFDGVITEKKVEVGELASPGQPLLRMEDPTRLRLEAMVAEGDVGLVTVGASIPVVIDALGPEPLQGMVSQILPAGDPQTHTFTMKVELPKQPKVKSGMFGRLRLERGVSRTLMVPKAALIERGELAGLFVVEQDQVARLRWVKLGRPLEHGIEVLSGVTAGERIIADATKGEDGALVQDVTAAALPTLRAE; this comes from the coding sequence ATGGCGCTGATCGTCCTGGCCTTTGGGGGGTGCGGACAGGGGGAGGAATCGTCCAAGCCCGGGGCAGGGTCGCCGACGATGGCGGTCCGTCCCACCATCCATGCGCCGGTGGTCGAGGTGAAGGTCGGGGAGGTGCCCGTCAGCGTCGAGGTGACGGGACAGGTGACGGCCTTGTATCAAGCCACCCTGGCGAGCCGCATTCAGGGCACCATCAATGAGTTGTTGGTTCGGGAAGGCAGTCCCGTGCGCAAGGGGCAGACGTTGCTGGTGTTGGACAATCGGGATCTGCAGGCCGAGCTGGCGCGCATGGTGGCAGAGCTCGACAATGCCGATGCGCAACGCAAGCGCATGGAAGACTTGTATCAGAAAGATGCCGTCTCCAAGCAGGAGCTGGAAAATGCCACGCGCGCGTTTCGAGTGGCGGAGGCAGGGCGGAAAGCCGTGCTGGCCCAATTGAGTTACACCGTCGTGAAAGCGCCCTTCGACGGCGTGATCACGGAGAAGAAAGTCGAAGTGGGTGAATTGGCATCCCCCGGGCAGCCGTTACTCAGGATGGAAGACCCCACGCGGCTTCGGCTGGAAGCCATGGTCGCCGAGGGTGATGTGGGCCTGGTCACGGTCGGCGCGTCTATCCCAGTCGTCATTGATGCGCTGGGACCAGAACCGCTCCAGGGAATGGTGTCGCAGATCCTGCCGGCCGGAGACCCCCAGACCCATACCTTTACGATGAAGGTGGAGTTGCCGAAGCAGCCGAAGGTGAAGTCCGGGATGTTCGGCCGGCTGCGGCTGGAGCGGGGCGTGAGCCGCACCTTGATGGTTCCCAAAGCGGCGCTCATCGAACGAGGCGAGCTGGCCGGTCTGTTCGTCGTCGAGCAGGATCAGGTCGCGCGCTTGCGGTGGGTCAAACTGGGACGTCCGTTGGAGCATGGGATTGAAGTATTGTCGGGCGTGACTGCCGGCGAACGGATCATCGCCGACGCGACAAAGGGTGAGGACGGGGCTTTGGTGCAGGACGTGACAGCGGCGGCCCTGCCGACACTGCGAGCGGAATGA
- a CDS encoding YgaP family membrane protein, producing MKLNDWLRLIAGVFVLASVVLGATVHPAYNYFAAFVAANLIQSSFTGWCPMMALLRRLGVQE from the coding sequence ATGAAACTCAATGATTGGTTGCGGTTGATCGCTGGGGTGTTCGTGTTGGCCTCGGTGGTGCTGGGGGCGACGGTCCATCCCGCATACAATTATTTTGCGGCGTTTGTTGCCGCGAATCTGATCCAGTCGTCGTTTACCGGCTGGTGTCCCATGATGGCGCTGTTACGGAGGCTTGGTGTCCAGGAGTAA
- a CDS encoding sulfite exporter TauE/SafE family protein has product MIDQAVRAVLAGVPMGLQLGATGTGGAILGVPMMVYIAGIPVRQAAAMSLMIVATSSLLGAWEYGRHGLVKPKAAAAFSWTGMAGAWAGAFGHHLVPDEILLICFGLLLLLTRTLISRQRALMNQTEQQDGCATHFPRTCWLKVGAIGLVVGTLNGVFGVGGGFLVVPALSVVLGFPARVAIGTSLTIISLISLSGVIGHLQFGRIDWPLTGLVLLGSLSGMLVGVRVGAWLSPTTMSRITAIVTVTIAMILIVVNVAKLAGFQIVR; this is encoded by the coding sequence ATGATCGACCAGGCGGTCCGTGCCGTGTTGGCTGGTGTGCCCATGGGCCTGCAACTGGGGGCGACCGGGACAGGCGGTGCCATCCTGGGCGTGCCCATGATGGTCTATATTGCAGGCATCCCCGTGCGGCAGGCGGCGGCCATGTCCTTAATGATCGTGGCGACCTCCTCGCTGCTGGGCGCCTGGGAATACGGGCGTCACGGATTGGTCAAGCCCAAAGCGGCCGCTGCGTTCAGCTGGACGGGCATGGCAGGAGCCTGGGCCGGCGCGTTCGGCCACCATCTCGTGCCTGATGAGATCTTGCTGATCTGTTTCGGCCTCCTGTTGCTCCTCACTCGCACCCTCATCTCTCGTCAGCGCGCGCTCATGAACCAGACCGAACAGCAGGACGGTTGTGCGACGCATTTCCCCCGGACCTGCTGGCTCAAAGTCGGGGCCATCGGGTTGGTGGTGGGGACGTTGAATGGTGTGTTTGGAGTCGGCGGGGGCTTCCTGGTTGTGCCTGCGTTGAGCGTCGTGCTGGGATTCCCAGCCCGGGTCGCCATCGGGACCTCACTCACCATCATCTCACTCATTTCCCTCAGCGGCGTGATCGGCCACCTGCAATTCGGCCGGATCGATTGGCCGTTGACCGGTTTGGTGCTGCTGGGCAGTCTTTCGGGCATGCTTGTGGGGGTGCGGGTGGGAGCATGGCTCTCGCCGACGACAATGAGCAGAATCACCGCCATCGTGACGGTCACGATCGCGATGATCCTCATCGTGGTCAATGTGGCCAAGCTGGCCGGATTCCAGATCGTTCGATGA
- a CDS encoding NAD(P)/FAD-dependent oxidoreductase codes for MARVVIIGASIGGLPAAYEARELLAKKHKVTVISNVESFHFVPSNPWVAVGWRTRKDISFALGPVLEKKGVEYIHATADRIEPEQNRVITSKGEVPYDYLIIATGPKLNFGAVPGLGPSGYTQSVCNVDHAEQAWGTYQAFLKDPGPIVVGAAQGASCFGPAYEMAFILDADLRKKKLRKKVPIYFVTPEPFIGHMGLAGVGASRRLMEDEFAEHSIKPICNTAIKEVQPGKFLLDGGQEVPFRYSMIIPPFAGVDAVAGTPGLCNPKGFVNIDAYQANPKYKNIYSVGVCVAIPPVEQTPIPTGAPKTGYMIESMVSAAVHNIKADIDDDPKRETATWNAICLADMGDTGVAFVALPQMAPRNVTWAKKGKWVHLAKIALEKYFLRKMKKGVSEPYYEKVILKAMGIAKLEGPA; via the coding sequence ATGGCAAGGGTAGTCATCATCGGGGCGTCCATCGGAGGGTTGCCGGCGGCCTATGAAGCTCGGGAGCTGCTGGCCAAGAAACATAAGGTCACCGTGATTTCCAACGTGGAATCGTTTCACTTCGTGCCCTCCAACCCCTGGGTGGCCGTCGGATGGCGAACGAGGAAAGACATCAGTTTCGCCTTGGGCCCGGTGTTGGAGAAGAAAGGCGTGGAATACATCCATGCGACGGCGGACCGGATCGAGCCGGAGCAGAATCGTGTCATCACTTCGAAGGGCGAGGTTCCCTACGACTATCTCATCATCGCCACCGGACCGAAACTTAATTTCGGCGCGGTTCCAGGGCTTGGTCCCAGCGGGTACACCCAATCGGTCTGTAATGTGGACCATGCCGAGCAGGCCTGGGGTACCTATCAGGCGTTTCTCAAGGACCCGGGCCCGATCGTGGTGGGGGCGGCGCAGGGCGCGTCCTGTTTCGGTCCTGCCTACGAAATGGCGTTCATCTTGGATGCCGATTTGCGGAAGAAAAAACTGCGGAAGAAGGTGCCGATCTATTTCGTCACGCCGGAACCGTTCATCGGGCATATGGGTCTCGCCGGTGTGGGCGCCTCGCGCCGTTTGATGGAGGACGAGTTCGCCGAACATTCCATCAAGCCGATCTGCAACACGGCGATCAAGGAAGTACAGCCGGGGAAGTTCCTGTTGGACGGGGGCCAAGAAGTACCGTTCCGGTATTCGATGATCATCCCGCCTTTTGCAGGCGTCGATGCGGTGGCGGGAACGCCGGGGCTCTGCAATCCGAAGGGTTTTGTGAATATCGATGCCTATCAAGCCAATCCCAAGTATAAAAATATCTATTCGGTCGGGGTGTGCGTCGCCATCCCGCCGGTGGAACAGACGCCGATCCCGACCGGCGCGCCCAAGACCGGGTACATGATCGAGTCGATGGTGTCGGCGGCCGTGCACAACATCAAGGCCGATATCGACGACGATCCGAAACGAGAGACGGCAACCTGGAACGCGATCTGCCTGGCCGACATGGGCGACACCGGGGTGGCGTTCGTGGCCCTGCCGCAAATGGCCCCGCGCAATGTGACCTGGGCGAAGAAGGGCAAATGGGTGCATCTTGCCAAAATTGCGCTGGAGAAGTATTTCTTGCGCAAGATGAAGAAGGGCGTCAGCGAACCCTACTACGAGAAGGTAATTTTAAAAGCCATGGGGATCGCCAAGCTGGAGGGGCCGGCCTAA
- a CDS encoding CHASE3 domain-containing protein yields MALNRIYTGKGLVITLVVGFVAVEAIIAAGFLSFVHFKTSANWATKSEQVLIELERMSGTVAGAETQQRGYLITGSDEYLPPYREAIDTLETQLRRIGSLTRSNSLQQDRVAFLATQVEQRGDEMDQAIATRRTKGLPFAKSVVSVNHQNRTMATIQEITDQIRDEENRALARHRADSEAWAFTTGSFAVAFFLLNAVVFTLCGLVMKLALSSQSQAERLLQSLRPSTVSAAR; encoded by the coding sequence ATGGCACTCAATCGTATATATACCGGCAAAGGCCTCGTCATCACGTTGGTTGTAGGATTTGTAGCGGTCGAGGCTATCATCGCCGCCGGCTTTCTCAGCTTTGTCCATTTCAAGACCTCGGCCAACTGGGCCACTAAGAGCGAGCAGGTCCTTATCGAGTTGGAACGGATGAGCGGCACCGTGGCAGGAGCCGAAACCCAACAGCGGGGATACCTGATTACCGGGTCCGACGAGTATCTGCCCCCCTATCGGGAGGCGATCGACACCCTGGAAACGCAGCTCCGACGGATCGGAAGCCTGACGAGGAGCAACAGTCTCCAGCAGGATCGAGTGGCCTTTCTTGCCACACAGGTCGAGCAGCGGGGGGACGAAATGGACCAGGCCATCGCGACCCGACGCACCAAAGGACTGCCTTTTGCCAAGTCAGTGGTCTCGGTTAATCACCAGAACCGGACCATGGCGACCATACAGGAAATCACCGACCAGATCCGGGATGAGGAAAATCGAGCCCTCGCCCGACACCGCGCAGACTCCGAAGCCTGGGCCTTTACGACCGGCTCGTTCGCCGTCGCGTTTTTCCTGCTGAACGCGGTCGTGTTCACCTTGTGTGGCCTGGTGATGAAACTGGCGTTAAGCAGCCAGTCGCAGGCCGAACGCCTACTCCAAAGCCTGCGTCCATCGACGGTCTCTGCCGCGCGATAA
- a CDS encoding hemerythrin domain-containing protein — MMVSQGSRPTRIAVDPVALLKREHQVILERLAMVETAMSSCTVGSGAVKRTNRDTLRELLQFFTGPVGVHFTREAMLVGGLRRVLGRKQEEQEQFQSFLDEHRALKADATAVLKQLAGKDGHDAAASTGGGGLRSLTEELYALIRRYQELIACEERLLFALAEMRLTAEQRRRISRRMLQV, encoded by the coding sequence ATGATGGTGTCTCAAGGTAGCAGGCCAACGAGGATCGCCGTCGATCCGGTGGCGCTGCTCAAACGGGAGCACCAGGTGATTTTGGAACGGCTGGCTATGGTCGAAACGGCGATGAGCTCCTGCACTGTCGGGAGTGGTGCGGTGAAGCGAACGAACCGGGATACGCTACGAGAATTGCTCCAATTCTTTACCGGCCCCGTGGGCGTGCATTTCACACGGGAAGCCATGCTGGTGGGCGGTCTGCGGCGAGTCCTCGGCCGGAAGCAAGAAGAGCAGGAGCAGTTCCAGAGCTTCTTGGACGAACACCGGGCGTTGAAAGCTGATGCGACTGCGGTGCTGAAACAATTGGCTGGAAAGGACGGTCACGATGCAGCGGCGTCAACGGGAGGTGGCGGATTGCGGTCGCTGACCGAAGAACTGTACGCGCTGATTCGTCGCTATCAGGAATTGATCGCCTGCGAGGAGCGGCTGCTGTTCGCCTTAGCCGAGATGCGGTTGACGGCCGAACAACGACGGCGAATCAGCCGGCGCATGCTGCAAGTGTGA
- a CDS encoding Crp/Fnr family transcriptional regulator: protein MVKRKPCLVENCSTCGLRAKVVLCDIAGSDLAEFEKIKRTLEYAPHQTVFYEGHLCLGLYVLCSGKVKLTRSSTRGQRQIVRILGPGELIEKHVFGERALHEVTCETLEPSQVCVIDKERYLAVIRGNPQLAIKLIQLLSNEVGVNMDHLDQFTFKTARERLAGLLLELGDRFGKKHDDHVRVGLTLKREEVAEMAGITVETAIRLLGVFRDEGVLTLDGRTITLLNSDRLSRIAQR from the coding sequence GTGGTGAAACGTAAGCCCTGCCTTGTTGAGAATTGCAGCACCTGCGGGCTTCGCGCGAAGGTCGTGTTGTGCGATATTGCAGGAAGCGATCTCGCCGAATTTGAGAAAATCAAACGCACACTCGAGTACGCACCGCACCAAACCGTGTTCTACGAAGGTCATCTGTGCTTGGGCCTCTACGTGTTATGCTCGGGCAAGGTCAAGCTCACGCGCTCTTCGACACGCGGCCAGCGGCAGATCGTCCGCATCTTGGGTCCTGGTGAGTTGATCGAGAAACATGTTTTCGGCGAGAGAGCCCTTCATGAAGTCACGTGCGAAACCTTGGAACCTTCTCAGGTCTGCGTCATCGACAAGGAACGCTACCTCGCTGTCATCCGCGGAAATCCTCAACTGGCGATCAAGCTGATCCAGCTCCTCAGTAACGAAGTGGGGGTCAATATGGATCATCTCGATCAATTCACGTTCAAAACCGCCCGCGAGCGATTAGCCGGCCTGCTGCTCGAACTCGGCGATCGATTCGGAAAAAAACATGACGATCATGTCCGGGTTGGACTCACCCTCAAACGGGAAGAAGTGGCCGAGATGGCCGGAATTACGGTTGAAACCGCCATCCGCCTGCTCGGCGTTTTTCGCGATGAGGGGGTCCTCACCCTCGACGGACGAACCATTACCTTGCTGAATTCAGACCGCCTCTCCAGAATCGCCCAGCGCTGA